From Pseudomonas sp. AN-1:
GCGGCTCCAGCAGGGCGCGCAGGCCGTTGTGGTCGATCTCGTGCATCAGCGCCAGCAGGCGGCCCAGTTCGCCGCGCGGGAAGCCCTCGCGGGCGAACCAGGCCAGATAGTGGCCGGGCAGCTCGCTGATCAGCCGTCCCTGGTACTTGCCGAACGGCATCGGCCGACTGACCAGCAGCAACAGGTCCTCGGGCTTCACGCGTCGCGCTCCGCCGCCTGCCAGAGCACCTCGTCGACCTGCTGGCGGCGGGCGATCAGCCGCGCGCCGACGAACAGCAGGTCGGACAGGCGGTTGAGATAGGCCAGGCACTCGCCGCGCAGCGGCTCCACCGCGTTGAGGTGCTGGCAGCGACGCTCGGCGCTGCGCGCGAAACTGCGGCAGACATGGGCCTGGGCCACCAGGCGCGAGCCGCCGGGCAGGATGAAGTTCTCCAGCGGCCCGACCTCGGTGTTCCAGGCGTCGATGGCCTGCTCCAGGCGCGCCACTTCCGCGACATTCAGCGCCTGGTACTCGGGCATCGCCAGCTCGCCGCCAAGATCGAACAGGCGGTGCTGGCAGGGCGCCAGAATTTCGATGACTTCCGCCAGCCCGGGCCGCAAGGCTGCCTGCTCGGCCAGTTCGGCGAGCAGCAGGCCGAGCTGGCTGTTGAGGGTATCGACCTCGCCCATGGCCTCGATGCGCGGATGGTCCTTGGTCACCCGGCGGCCGTCGGCCAGGCCGGTCTCGCCGGCATCGCCGGTGCGGGTGTAGATCTTCGACAGACGGTAGCCCATGGTGCTGGTCCTGTTGGCTGCAAGCGCGAGCCGGCAGGGTAGCTGGCCGTCAGTCCTGCGGCAATCCGCGCGCGGCCAGATGGGCGCGCAGGCGGCGGGCGAGATCTTCCAGTCGCGGCAGCTCGAGCCCGCGGCGCTGCGCCTCGCGACAGGCGTGGCCGAGCAGGTAGGCGATCTCGGTGCGCCGCCCGGCAGCGACGTCCTGGTACATCGATGAGTAGTTGGCGGCGGTGGCGGCGATCACCCGCTCCACCTCGGTCTGCAGGCCATCGGTCGCGGCGGCCTGGCCGCATGCGGTCAGCAGCTCGACCAGTTCGCGGCACAGTGCGGCCACTTCCACGGCATGCGCCTGCAGACCGCCGTTGCGGCAGTCGTGCAGCACGGTCAGCGGATTGATCGCGCAGTTCAGCGCCAGCTTGCGCCACAGGCGGGCGAGGATGTCGTCGCTCCAGCTGGCCGGGATGCCGGCCTGGGCCAGTTCTCCCAGCCAGCCGGGGGGGGGCGTGGGCGGCGCCGTGCCGAGCCAGGTATGCCCGCTGCCGGCGAACACCACATGGAAGTCGCGGCGGCGGAAGGCGCCTTCGGTGCTGGAGGCGAAGATGCAGCGTGCCTGCGGCAGCAGCGCCGCGACAGCGTCCTGGCTGCCCAGGCCGTTCTGCAGCAGGATCACTTCGGCGCCGGGAGCCAGGCGCGGGCGCAGGGCGCGCGCAGCCGCGGCTGCGTCATAGGCCTTGCTGGCCAGCAGCAGGCGGCGGATCGGCGCGGGTTCGTCGAGGGGTTGCGCCGGCAGGGCGAGCTGCCGGCAGTGGCCGTCGCGCTCGAAGGTCAGGCCGCCGGCTGCCCGGTACTCGGCGAGCCGCTGGCGATCGCGCAGCAGCAGCTCGACCGGCAGGCCGGCTGCGGCGAGGCGGGCCGCCCACAGGCCGCCGAGGCTGCCGCTGCCGAGCACATGCCAGGTGCTGGTCACGGGCTGGCGGCGGCCGAGCGCTGCAGGCGGCTGCAGGCGATGCGCCCGCTGCCGCGGGCCTCCTCCAGCTGCGCCGCGGCCTGGCGCATCAGTTGTTCGACGCCTACCGGGCAGTCGCGGCTTTCGACGCCGATCATGGCGATGGTGGCCTGCGGAGTGATGAAGCCCTCGCTGGTCTTCAGCGCCTTGCGGTTGAGTCCCTCGTGCAGCCGGCGGAAGCTGCCGTGGCCGCATTCGCGCAGGTCGTCGACCATGGCGACCACGGCGAAGTGGCGGTCGTCGAGGCGTGCCACCGCGTCGAGCGGGCGCAGCATCTGCTGCAGACGGCGGGCGACGTGATAGAGCAGCTCGCGCTGCAGGCCCTCGCCGTGGCCGTTGCCGGGATTCTCCAGGCCGATCAGCAGGTAGCACAGCGCACCACCGCGCGACTCGAGCTGGCGCAGGGCGCTGCCGAGGTGCTGCTGCAGGAAGCGCTGGTTGCCGAGGCCGGTCAGCGGGTCGATCACGTTGCGCTGTTCCAGATGGCTGAGGTTGTGCGCCAGCTGGCGCTTTTCCTGCAGCAGGCGCTGCAGGGTGGCGCACAGGCGTTCGGCGGCCAGAACCCGCGGCAGCAGCTGCTCGCTGACCGTGGACTTGCTGACGAAGTCGTCGACGCCGCGGCCGAAGGCGGCGCCGAGGATGTTCTTGGCGTCGCTGCCGGTGAGCAGGATGACGTAGGTGTAGTGCTCGCCGGACTCGTCGAGCTGGCGGACCTGTGCGGTCATCTGCAGGCCGTCCATCTCCGGCATCATCCAGTCCACCAGCAGCACGTTGGCCGGCCGTTGCTGGAGCGCTTCGAGGGCCTCGCGGGCGCTGCCGGCGATGCGGATGTCGCGATAGCCTGCCTGCTGCAGTACGCGGCAGATCAGGGCGCTGGAAAACCGGGCATCGTCCACCACCATGATGCTGAGATTGGGATTGGGCATGGCCTGGGGCTCGGCTGATCGTCGGGGCGGTGCTTGCGAGCGGCACCGAACGGGAGCTCAGTTATAATGACCCTCCATTTTTTACGTCAAGCCAGGCGCGACGCATCCGTGAACCCGGTCGCGCCGTTCATCGGAGAGTAACCATGCCCTCGTTCGACATCGTGTCCGAGCTGGACAAGCACGAAGTCACCAACGCCGTCGACAATGCCATCAAGGAGCTGGATCGCCGCTACGACCTGCGCGGCAAGGGCAGTTTCGAGTTCAAGGAAAAGACGGTCACCCTGACCGCCGAGGCCGAGTTCATGCTCGAGCAGATGATCGAGATCCTCAAGCTGGCGCTGGTCAAGCGCAAGATCGACATCCAGTGCCTGGAGTACAAGGATCCCTATGCGTCCGGCAAGGTGGTCAAGCAGGAAGTGACCATGCGCGAAGGCATCGACAAGGAGCTGGCCAAGAAGATAGTCGCGCTGATCAAGGATGCCAAGCTCAAGGTCCAGGCCGCCATCCAGGGCGAGCAGGTGCGCGTCACCGGCAAGAAGCGCGACGACCTGCAGGAGGCCATCGCCCTGCTGCGCACCCAGGAGCTGGGCATGCCGCTGCAGTTCAACAACTTCCGCGACTGATCGGCCGCGCTTCCGGTGGTCCGTTGTCCGAGGGCCAGCCGCAGGGCTGGCCCTCGGCGTTTCTGCCGGTCAGGAGCCCTGCGGCGGCTCGCCGGCGGAGGCGGTGGCCGGCTGGCGGCGCTCGCGGCCCCACTGCAGGCCGATCAGCAGCAGGGTGGGGATGCCGATCAGCGCGGTGACCAGGAAGAAGTCGGCGTAGCCGAGCTTCTCGACCAGCACCCCGGAGTAGCCGCCCATCAGGCGCGGCAGCAGCAGCATGATCGAGCTGAGCAGCGCGTACTGGGTGGCGGAGAACTGCAGGTTGGTCAGGCTCGACAGGTAGGCGACGAAGGCCGCGGTGGCCAGGCCGCCGCTGAAGTTGTCCACCGAGATGGTCAGCATCAGCATCTCGAGGTTGGGGCCCATGCCGGAGAGCAGGGCGAACAGCAGGTTGGTCGTCGCCGAGGCCAGGCCGCCGACGAACAGGATCGGCAGGATGCCGAAGCGGGCGATCAGCACGCCGCCGACACCGGCACCGAGCAGGGTCATCACCAGGCCGAACAGCTTGCTGACGCTGGCGATCTGGTCTTTGCTGAAGCCGAGGTCGACGTAGAACACGTTGGCCATCACGCCCATGACGGTGTCCGACATGCGGTAGGTGGCGATCAGGCCGAGGAGGACCAGCGCCTGCCAGCGGTAGCGGTGGATGAAGTCGCTGATCGGGGTGAGCACCGGCGCCAGGCCGCGGCGGCCGAACGGCGACAGGCACAGCAGGGTGAGCACGGTGTACAGGGTGAAGCGCAGGAAGGCGCGGTCGTCGAGCAGCAGGTCGAGCAGGGTCACCTGGCTGCTGAACACTCCGTCCACGCCGCTGTGGTAGAGCTGGGTGAACATCGCCGGCACCGAGATCAGCAGCACGATCAGCACCAGCACCGAGATCAGCTGGTGGCTCAGGCCGTAGCGGCTGGCCGCCTGCTGCAGCGGTGCCGGCAGCGGCGGCTCGCGCATCCACAGGGTGGTGAGCAGGCCGGGCAGCATCAGCAGGGCGAACAGCAGGTAGGTGCTGGCCCAGGCCGGGTACAGGTAGTTGCCGCCGGTCGAGCCGAAGCCCTCGGCGACGAACAGCGCGCCGGCGGTGGCCAGCAGCATGGCCACCCGGTAGCCGGTGGTGTAGCAGGCCGCCAGCGCGGCCTGCTGGGTATCCTCGGCGATCTCCAGGCGGTAGGCGTCGAGGGCGATGTCCAGGGTGGCGGAAGCGAAGGCCACCAGCACGGCGACGGCGATCAGCCAGGCCAGGTGGGTCTGTGGGTCGAACAGCGCCATGCCGGCCAGGCCGACGGCCACCATCAGCTGCGACAGCGCCAGCCAGGAGCGGCGCCGGCCGAGGCGGCCGAGCAGCGGCAGGCGCCACTGGTCGAGCAGCGGCGACCACACCCACTTGAAGGCGTAGGCCAGGCCGATCAGGCTGGCGTAGCCGATGGTCTCGCGCGCCACGCCGGCCTCGCGCAGCCATACCGACAGGGTGGAGAACACCAGCACCATCGGCAGGCCGGCAGCGAAGCCGAGCAGCAGGAGCGCGAGGGCGGAGGGGCTGGCATAGGTGGCGAAGGCTTCGCGCCAGGTTCGACGGGGCATGGAGCGCTGCATGGAGATCCGGGGCAAAACCTGCACTCTAACCGCTCTGGCCAGCGGGATGCCAGCCGTGGCGACGGATGTCGAGGCGTCCGCCGAGCAGCACCACGCCTTCGGCGGCGAGACGGCGGCGCTGCTCGTCGCCGGCGGGCGAGCCGGCCGGCAGGCTCAGGCGTCCGCCGGCAGCCACCACCCGGTGCCAGGGCAGGGCGCTGTCCTGCGGCAGCTGGGCGAGGCAGCGGCCCACCCAGCGGGCCGCGCGGCCCAGGCCGGCCAGGGCGGCGAGCTGGCCGTAGCTGACCACCCGTCCGGGCGGCACCTGGGCCAGCACGGCGTACAGCGCGGCGCGACGCGGGTCGGCAGGGACAGGCATGGGCGGTCCTCGGTGGGGGCGAAGGCATGGAGCATACTCCCGGTCCGGTCCGCCTGCAGCGTCCGCTACCGTACGACGGTCGTGGCTTGCCCGCCAGGCACGGCTCCGGATAATGGCGCGCTTTCCGCTCGTCGACCCTCGTTCCCATGCGCCTGCCGACCCTGCTGCTGTCCGTCATCCTGTCCCTGCTGGTCACTCCGGCCCTGGCCGATACCGTCTGGCTGAAGAACGGCGACCGCCTGAGCGGGCGGATTCAGCTGTTCGATGGCGGCAAGCTGCTGCTCAAGACCGACTACGCCGGCAGCGTGACTCTGGACTGGCGGCAGGTGGCCAGCCTGGAAAGCGACCAGGCCCTGCTGGTCAAGCTGGACGACAGCGAGGGCGAGCACGCCCGCGGCCTGCGTCGCGCCGCCGACGGCCGGGTCGAGCTGGTCAACGGTGCGGCGCGCAGCGTCGAACTCGCTGCGGTGCAGCAGATCCTGCCGCCGCGGCCGCTGGTGGAAGACTGGGTGTGGAGCGGCAGCGCGGACTTCGCCGTCGAGTACGAGCGGGCCGAGAAGGATGTCGAGGAGTTCGACGTCGATCTGCGCACCAAGGCCCGTCACGGCGACTGGCGGCACAATCTCAGCGCCAGCTACGACCGCGAGTCGAAGGACGAGGTGGAGACCGAGGACAGCATCGGCGGCGAGTACGCCCTCGACCGCTTCCTCGACGAGCACTGGTTCTGGCAGGGCAAGTTCGAGTACGAGCGCGACCGCATCGAGGAGGTGGCGATCCAGCGCACCCTGGGCAGCGGTCCCGGCTACCAGTTCTGGGACAACGAGCTGGGCGCCTTCTCGCTGGTGTCGCTGCTCAATCGCCACGACCTGGCCTTCGCCGCCGGCGGCAAGGAACACCTCTACGCGCTGGGCTTCAAGTGGGACTACAACCGCTTCCTGCTGGGCAAGCGCTTCGAGCTGTTCAGCCATGGCGAGCTGGGCGCGCCCTTCGTCGACGCCATCGACTACAAGCTGGAGAGCGACCTGGGGCTGCGCTACAAGCTCAACAGCTGGGCCTCGCTGCACCTCAAGGGCGAGTGGGACCAGCTGCGCGGCGAGCAGGGCGACGTCGACGAGGCGACCTACAGCCTCGGTTTCGGCGTCGGCTGGTAGGGCGGACGCCGGAGCGTCCGCCCGCCGCTGTCGGCCTTACAGGCGGATGCCGCCGTCCAGCTCGAGCACGCGACCGGTGAAGTAGTCGCTCTCGAAGATGAAGGCGGCAGCCTGGGCGATCTCCTCGGGCTGGCCCAGACGCCGGAGCGGGATCGCCGAGGTCATGCGCTCCAGGGCCTCGGGCTTCATGCTGGCGACCATCTCGGTGCCGATGAAGCCGGGGGCGATGGCGCCGACGCGGATGCCGTGGCGCGCCAGCTCCTTGGCCCACACCACGGTCAGCGAGGCCACCCCGGCCTTGGCCGCGGAATAGTTGCTCTGCCCCATGTTGCCGGCGCGCGACACCGAGGAGATGTTGACGATGGCGCCTGCGCACTTGAGTTCGATCATCTTCGCCGCCACCTCGCGGGTGCACAGGAAGGGGCCGGTCAGGTTGACGTCGAGCACTGCCTGCCACTGCGCCAGCGGCAGCTTCTCGATGACGCCGTCCCTGACCTTGAGCAGCATGCCGTCGCGCAGGATGCCGGCGTTGTTGATCAGGCCGTGGATGGCGCCGAAGTCGGCGGCCACCTGCTGCACCATGCCCTCGACCTGCGCCTCGTCGGCGACGTTGCACACATAGGCGCGCGCCTCGACACCGTTGGCCTGGCAGGCGCTCACTGCCTGGTCCAGTTTTTCCGGGTTGAGGTCGACCAATGCCAGTTTTGCACCGCGGCAGGAAAGGTATTCGGCCATGGCCCGGCCGAGGCCCTGGCCGCCGCCGGTGATGATGATGACCTTGTCTTTGAGTTGCATGAGGGAATCCCCCTGCTTGTATTGTTTGTTGGCCTCGCCGGTGGCTGCGGAGGTTCCGGAGCCCCTGTCCGTTGCGACGGATTCTCTGCGAGGATTCATTCCCTGAGCGTCTTT
This genomic window contains:
- a CDS encoding DUF3820 family protein, whose translation is MKPEDLLLLVSRPMPFGKYQGRLISELPGHYLAWFAREGFPRGELGRLLALMHEIDHNGLRALLEPLRRPMQQP
- a CDS encoding cob(I)yrinic acid a,c-diamide adenosyltransferase, producing the protein MGYRLSKIYTRTGDAGETGLADGRRVTKDHPRIEAMGEVDTLNSQLGLLLAELAEQAALRPGLAEVIEILAPCQHRLFDLGGELAMPEYQALNVAEVARLEQAIDAWNTEVGPLENFILPGGSRLVAQAHVCRSFARSAERRCQHLNAVEPLRGECLAYLNRLSDLLFVGARLIARRQQVDEVLWQAAERDA
- a CDS encoding putative 2-dehydropantoate 2-reductase gives rise to the protein MTSTWHVLGSGSLGGLWAARLAAAGLPVELLLRDRQRLAEYRAAGGLTFERDGHCRQLALPAQPLDEPAPIRRLLLASKAYDAAAAARALRPRLAPGAEVILLQNGLGSQDAVAALLPQARCIFASSTEGAFRRRDFHVVFAGSGHTWLGTAPPTPPPGWLGELAQAGIPASWSDDILARLWRKLALNCAINPLTVLHDCRNGGLQAHAVEVAALCRELVELLTACGQAAATDGLQTEVERVIAATAANYSSMYQDVAAGRRTEIAYLLGHACREAQRRGLELPRLEDLARRLRAHLAARGLPQD
- a CDS encoding response regulator, with translation MPNPNLSIMVVDDARFSSALICRVLQQAGYRDIRIAGSAREALEALQQRPANVLLVDWMMPEMDGLQMTAQVRQLDESGEHYTYVILLTGSDAKNILGAAFGRGVDDFVSKSTVSEQLLPRVLAAERLCATLQRLLQEKRQLAHNLSHLEQRNVIDPLTGLGNQRFLQQHLGSALRQLESRGGALCYLLIGLENPGNGHGEGLQRELLYHVARRLQQMLRPLDAVARLDDRHFAVVAMVDDLRECGHGSFRRLHEGLNRKALKTSEGFITPQATIAMIGVESRDCPVGVEQLMRQAAAQLEEARGSGRIACSRLQRSAAASP
- a CDS encoding YajQ family cyclic di-GMP-binding protein — its product is MPSFDIVSELDKHEVTNAVDNAIKELDRRYDLRGKGSFEFKEKTVTLTAEAEFMLEQMIEILKLALVKRKIDIQCLEYKDPYASGKVVKQEVTMREGIDKELAKKIVALIKDAKLKVQAAIQGEQVRVTGKKRDDLQEAIALLRTQELGMPLQFNNFRD
- a CDS encoding AmpG family muropeptide MFS transporter — its product is MPRRTWREAFATYASPSALALLLLGFAAGLPMVLVFSTLSVWLREAGVARETIGYASLIGLAYAFKWVWSPLLDQWRLPLLGRLGRRRSWLALSQLMVAVGLAGMALFDPQTHLAWLIAVAVLVAFASATLDIALDAYRLEIAEDTQQAALAACYTTGYRVAMLLATAGALFVAEGFGSTGGNYLYPAWASTYLLFALLMLPGLLTTLWMREPPLPAPLQQAASRYGLSHQLISVLVLIVLLISVPAMFTQLYHSGVDGVFSSQVTLLDLLLDDRAFLRFTLYTVLTLLCLSPFGRRGLAPVLTPISDFIHRYRWQALVLLGLIATYRMSDTVMGVMANVFYVDLGFSKDQIASVSKLFGLVMTLLGAGVGGVLIARFGILPILFVGGLASATTNLLFALLSGMGPNLEMLMLTISVDNFSGGLATAAFVAYLSSLTNLQFSATQYALLSSIMLLLPRLMGGYSGVLVEKLGYADFFLVTALIGIPTLLLIGLQWGRERRQPATASAGEPPQGS
- a CDS encoding MGMT family protein, which encodes MPVPADPRRAALYAVLAQVPPGRVVSYGQLAALAGLGRAARWVGRCLAQLPQDSALPWHRVVAAGGRLSLPAGSPAGDEQRRRLAAEGVVLLGGRLDIRRHGWHPAGQSG
- a CDS encoding DUF481 domain-containing protein, producing MRLPTLLLSVILSLLVTPALADTVWLKNGDRLSGRIQLFDGGKLLLKTDYAGSVTLDWRQVASLESDQALLVKLDDSEGEHARGLRRAADGRVELVNGAARSVELAAVQQILPPRPLVEDWVWSGSADFAVEYERAEKDVEEFDVDLRTKARHGDWRHNLSASYDRESKDEVETEDSIGGEYALDRFLDEHWFWQGKFEYERDRIEEVAIQRTLGSGPGYQFWDNELGAFSLVSLLNRHDLAFAAGGKEHLYALGFKWDYNRFLLGKRFELFSHGELGAPFVDAIDYKLESDLGLRYKLNSWASLHLKGEWDQLRGEQGDVDEATYSLGFGVGW
- a CDS encoding SDR family oxidoreductase, which codes for MQLKDKVIIITGGGQGLGRAMAEYLSCRGAKLALVDLNPEKLDQAVSACQANGVEARAYVCNVADEAQVEGMVQQVAADFGAIHGLINNAGILRDGMLLKVRDGVIEKLPLAQWQAVLDVNLTGPFLCTREVAAKMIELKCAGAIVNISSVSRAGNMGQSNYSAAKAGVASLTVVWAKELARHGIRVGAIAPGFIGTEMVASMKPEALERMTSAIPLRRLGQPEEIAQAAAFIFESDYFTGRVLELDGGIRL